The Fusarium oxysporum f. sp. lycopersici 4287 supercont2.79 genomic scaffold, whole genome shotgun sequence DNA window TCAGTCACGAGAGATGCGCACTATACACTTTTTCCTtacaacagcatcatcacaTATGCAGCGGACTCGAAAACCAGATAACCACTAACAAACGATGTTTTGCTCTCAGTTTTCCCTTCTTACTTATAAGGTCTTTGAGCAAATTGATGTTGCAAGAAACCGTTTCTTACCACTTGGCCTACGCAGACCAGTTTACACTGTGACACTGGTAACTCATGGAACCTGTAACCgtcgaaaaagaaaataaggtTTGATTGCCATGCAGGCTACAGCAGCTGCTGCAGGGGACGGCAAGCAACAATTGCGTCGCGTCACCGATTACTCGGAAAACGCGCGAAGACCTACGGGAACAACCATTTCGGCCAAGTTATATGAAAGACGATGTCCCAACCCGCTCCAAAACGCCGAGGCCGCCCCCCGAGGAAAGTGCCACAAACGGAAGAGGAGCGGCTCGCCTCGCAACGCGCGCGATCACAACGATACTACCAA harbors:
- a CDS encoding uncharacterized protein (At least one base has a quality score < 10); the encoded protein is MQATAAAAGDGKQQLRRVTDYSENARRPTGTTISAKLYERRCPNPLQNAEAAPRGKCHKRKRSGSPRNARDHNDTTNDNTDNLLIPTASPLDRRMRSLCIITNPIHLLYHRLRTPLLAST